Proteins encoded within one genomic window of Ailuropoda melanoleuca isolate Jingjing chromosome 16, ASM200744v2, whole genome shotgun sequence:
- the AKAP3 gene encoding A-kinase anchor protein 3 produces the protein MSDRVDWLQSQNGVCKVDVYSPGDSQPQDWKMSDESLSVFKEASTDPIRVLSWLRRDLEKSTAGFQDVKFKPGESSLSGETSDLGDPRKGFSVDYYNTTNKGSPGRLHFEMTHRENPIQGPSVQLGNGSSVDEVSFYANRLTNLVIAMARKEINERIDGSEKKCVHQSLYMGDEHTPKKSLSMVASELVNETVSACSKNATSDKPPGSGDRASGLLQSPPNLKYKTTLKIKESTKESKGPDDKPASKKSFFYKEVFESHNAGDAKEGGRSLPGERRMFRGQERPDDFTASVSQGIMTYANSVVSDMMVSIMKTLRIQVKDTTIATILLKKVLLKHAKEVVSDLIDSFMKNLHNVTGTLMTDSDFVSAVKRSLFSHGSQKATDIMDAMLGKLYTVMFAKKPPENIRKTKDKSESYSLVSMKGMGDPKNQNVNFATMKSEGKLREKMYSPASKPEKEKSCAETLSEHIIKEGLTFWHKNQQKEGKSPGFQRATFAAPNKQYKPVADIPLGYPLDTCNLTPPMHHQEKPENFMCDSDSWAKDLIISALLLIQYHLAQGGSTDAQSFTEAAGGANLPANKSPIVSDEPSPKSPQMEGDQEEAEKKDLMSVFFNFIRNLLGETIFKSDHSSEPKVPEQPVKEEYSHQCERPVTPSPVKLSEGDEAGGTFSGLTKMVASQLDGHMNGQMVEHLMDSVMKLCLIIAKSCDSPLAELGDKSGDESRPTSAFPDSLYECLPVKGTGTAETLLKNAYQAIHNELRGISGQPPEGCAAPKVIVSNHSLSDTVRNKQLQAVLQWVAASELNVPILYFAGDDEGIQEKLLQLSAAAVDKGCSVGEVLQSVLRYEKERQLDEAVGNVTRLQLLDWLMVNL, from the exons TCGGATGAATCCTTGTCTGTTTTTAAGGAAGCCTCAACTGATCCTATCAGAGTGCTCAGCTGGCTCCGCAGAGACCTGGAAAAAAGTACAGCAGGGTTCCAAGATGTTAAGTTCAAGCCTGGAGAATCCTCACTGAGCGGGGAAACGAGTGACTTAGGAGACCCCCGCAAGGGTTTCTCTGTGGACTATTACAATACCACCAACAAGGGCAGTCCAGGAAGATTGCATTTCGAGATGACTCACAGAGAGAACCCCATTCAGGGCCCCAGTGTCCAACTTGGTAATGGGAGTTCAGTAGATGAAGTTTCCTTCTATGCTAATCGCCTCACAAATCTAGTCATAGCCATGGCCCGCAAGGAGATCAATGAGAGGATAGATGgctctgaaaaaaaatgtgtccatcAGTCATTGTACATGGGAGATGAACACACACCCAAGAAAAGCTTGAGTATGGTGGCATCAGAACTAGTGAACGAGACTGTCTCTGCATGTTCCAAGAATGCTACCTCAGATAAGCCTCCAGGCTCTGGTGACAGAGCCTCTGGATTATTACAGAGtcccccaaatttaaaatataagaccACTCTGAAGATCAAGGAGAGCACCAAGGAAAGCAAGGGTCCAGATGACAAGCCTGCTTCTAAGAAGTCTTTCTTCTACAAGGAGGTGTTTGAATCTCATAATGCAGGTGATGCCAAAGAGGGTGGAAGGTCCTTACCTGGGGAGAGAAGGATGTTTAGAGGGCAAGAAAGGCCTGATGACTTTACAGCTTCTGTTAGTCAAGGGATCATGACCTATGCTAACAGTGTGGTATCTGATATGATGGTTTCCATCATGAAGACACTGAGAATCCAAGTGAAGGATACAACCATTGCCACCATTCTGCTAAAGAAGGTACTGCTCAAGCATGCAAAAGAGGTCGTCTCAGATCTTATTGACTCCTTCATGAAGAACCTCCACAATGTCACAGGGACCCTCATGACTGATTCAGACTTTGTCTCAGCTGTAAAAAGAAGTTTATTCTCTCATGGAAGCCAGAAGGCCACAGATATCATGGATGCCATGCTGGGAAAGCTATACACTGTAATGTTTGCAAAGAAACCTcctgaaaatataaggaaaactaAGGACAAGTCTGAGAGTTACTCCCTTGTGTCGATGAAAGGAATGGGTGACCctaaaaaccaaaatgtaaactTTGCAACCATGAAATCTGAAGgtaaattgagggaaaaaatgtacTCTCCTGCATCcaaaccagagaaggagaagtCTTGTGCCGAAACTCTGAGTGAACACATTATCAAAGAGGGATTGACCTTTTGgcataaaaatcaacaaaaagaaggaaaatctccAGGTTTCCAAAGGGCAACATTTGCAGCTCCCAACAAACAGTACAAGCCTGTAGCAGACATTCCTCTGGGATATCCTCTGGATACTTGCAACCTCACCCCCCCTATGCACCACCAAGAGAAACCTGAGAATTTTATGTGTGATTCAGACTCCTGGGCCAAGGACCTGATCATATCTGCCTTACTTCTGATTCAATATCACCTGGCCCAGGGAGGAAGCACGGATGCACAGAGCTTCACTGAAGCTGCTGGCGGCGCCAACTTGCCTGCCAACAAGTCCCCTATAGTTTCTGATGAGCCCAGCCCTAAATCTCCTCAAATGGAAGGTGACcaagaagaagcagaaaagaaggaTCTAATGAGTGTTTTCTTTAACTTCATCCGGAATTTACTAGGTGAGACCATTTTCAAGAGTGACCATAGCTCTGAACCCAAGGTGCCAGAACAGCCAGTTAAGGAAGAATATAGCCACCAGTGTGAAAGACCTGTAACCCCTTCTCCCGTCAAATTAAGTGAAGGCGATGAGGCTGGTGGTACCTTTTCTGGGTTGACCAAGATGGTTGCTAGCCAGCTAGATGGCCACATGAATGGACAAATGGTAGAACATCTTATGGACTCAGTGATGAAGTTATGTCTCATTATAGCCAAGTCCTGTGACTCTCCTTTGGCAGAGCTGGGAGATAAGTCTGGGGATGAGAGCAGGCCAACTTCTGCCTTCCCAGATAGTTTATATGAGTGCTTACCAGTGAAGGGCACAGGGACAGCAGAGACTCTCCTGAAGAATGCCTATCAAGCTATCCATAATGAATTGAGAGGTATATCAGGGCAGCCTCCTGAAGGATGTGCAGCACCCAAAGTGATTGTCAGCAATCATAGCCTAAGTGATACAGTTCGGAACAAGCAACTCCAAGCCGTACTTCAGTGGGTAGCCGCCTCTGAACTCAATGTCCCTATTTTGTACTTTGCTGGTGATGATGAAGGAATCCAAGAGAAG CTACTTCAGCTCTCAGCTGCCGCTGTGGACAAAGGATGCAGTGTAGGTGAGGTCCTGCAGTCAGTGCTGCGCTATGAGAAGGAGCGACAGCTGGATGAGGCGGTGGGAAATGTTACGCGGCTGCAGCTGCTGGACTGGCTGATGGTGAACCTGTGA